A single region of the Planctomycetota bacterium genome encodes:
- a CDS encoding DUF4397 domain-containing protein, with protein sequence MQVKLLVAAAAAVATATTAQADVRVAHLSPNTPAVDVLAGPTGGAKGLAFDGATYPAVTDYIPLPTGNYDFDVVLDSDNSVIGIDVDDFAIDGDTDYTIAAVGLLGGSPALQALPLVDDNTIDPNAARIRFVHASSNAPTVDIDVAGVGTLFDDVDQFTSGGYQTVPAGTYDISVLVSADRPSGSVLDVDGFVAEAGTVYTIYAIGLVGDANTPLGAFVSTDAVIPEPATASLFAAGLGTLLLRRRK encoded by the coding sequence ATGCAAGTCAAGCTTCTCGTCGCCGCTGCCGCGGCTGTTGCGACCGCCACGACGGCCCAGGCCGATGTCCGCGTCGCTCACCTCTCGCCCAACACGCCTGCTGTTGACGTCCTGGCCGGACCGACCGGCGGTGCGAAGGGCCTCGCGTTCGACGGCGCGACCTACCCAGCCGTCACCGACTACATCCCGCTGCCGACCGGCAACTACGACTTCGACGTCGTCCTCGACAGCGACAACTCGGTCATCGGCATTGACGTCGACGACTTCGCGATCGACGGCGATACCGATTACACGATCGCTGCCGTTGGTCTGCTCGGCGGCTCGCCGGCGTTGCAGGCGCTGCCGCTGGTCGATGACAACACGATCGACCCCAACGCCGCGCGTATTCGTTTCGTCCACGCCAGCAGCAACGCCCCGACCGTCGACATCGACGTCGCCGGCGTGGGCACGCTGTTCGATGACGTCGACCAGTTCACCAGCGGCGGCTACCAGACCGTCCCGGCTGGCACGTACGACATCTCGGTGCTCGTCAGTGCTGACCGCCCGAGCGGCAGCGTCCTCGACGTGGACGGCTTCGTCGCGGAGGCCGGCACGGTCTACACGATCTACGCCATCGGCCTGGTCGGCGATGCCAACACGCCGCTGGGCGCGTTCGTCAGCACCGACGCGGTGATCCCGGAGCCCGCGACGGCCAGCCTCTTCGCGGCAGGTCTCGGCACGCTGCTGCTGCGTCGCCGCAAGTGA
- a CDS encoding SGNH/GDSL hydrolase family protein: MLLAGSASATFDELIVFGDSLTDVGNVEATTDAIPLVPATPGPAYFNGRFSNGPVWVENLSASLSLGPVVRSGAGGDNFAHGGALASGSSFPFNLVVDDLDDQVDDFLNRDGTADAADLFVILIGGNDIEAAVNGGSNATATAAATETLDQITRLYDAGARHFLTPNLPDLGLVPRYDGQEALATSRTLAFNTTLDAGLDAFELARPDATLFRLDLVTLFADLVADPASFGLVNVTDSAAPGLVAGDGNYDLSQVVSNADEFLFWDDLHPTATGHALLADAAFAVIPEPTLGLTLLVPAILLRRYR; this comes from the coding sequence TTGCTCCTTGCCGGTTCCGCGTCGGCAACCTTTGACGAGCTCATCGTTTTCGGCGACAGCCTCACCGACGTCGGGAACGTCGAGGCCACCACTGACGCCATCCCGCTCGTCCCCGCGACGCCAGGCCCGGCGTACTTCAACGGCCGGTTCAGCAACGGGCCGGTCTGGGTCGAAAACCTCTCGGCCAGCCTCAGCCTCGGTCCCGTCGTCCGCAGCGGTGCCGGCGGAGACAACTTCGCCCACGGCGGGGCACTGGCATCCGGCAGCAGCTTTCCATTCAACCTCGTGGTCGACGATCTCGACGACCAGGTCGACGACTTCCTAAATCGCGACGGCACCGCCGACGCCGCCGATCTGTTCGTCATCCTCATCGGCGGGAACGACATCGAAGCGGCCGTCAACGGCGGCAGCAACGCGACTGCCACGGCCGCGGCGACGGAAACGCTCGACCAGATCACACGCCTCTACGACGCCGGTGCCCGCCACTTCCTCACGCCCAACCTGCCCGACCTCGGCCTCGTCCCGCGCTACGACGGCCAGGAGGCATTGGCGACGAGTCGCACGCTCGCCTTCAACACAACGCTCGACGCCGGCCTCGACGCGTTCGAACTCGCCCGGCCTGATGCGACGCTCTTCCGCCTCGACCTGGTCACGCTCTTTGCCGACCTCGTCGCCGATCCCGCGAGCTTTGGCCTGGTCAACGTCACCGACTCCGCCGCCCCCGGCCTGGTCGCGGGAGACGGCAACTACGACCTCTCGCAAGTCGTCTCGAACGCTGATGAGTTTCTCTTCTGGGACGACCTCCACCCGACGGCGACCGGCCATGCCCTACTCGCCGACGCCGCCTTCGCCGTCATCCCCGAGCCGACGCTCGGCCTGACGTTGCTAGTCCCAGCAATACTTCTGCGCCGGTATCGATAG